The Amycolatopsis sp. DG1A-15b genome contains the following window.
GCCCACTTCCGCTCGACCGGCCCGGACATCCTGCGCACCGTGCCGGAGCTGGACGTGCTCTTCGTCGGGGTCGGCTCGGCCGGCACCCTCACCGGGTGCGCCCGCTACCTGCGCCAGGTCCGGCCGCAGGTGCGGATCGTCGCCGTCGAGTGCGTCGGCCCCGGGCCGCGGGCCGCCCGGCGCAGCACGGCCCTGCGCACGAGCGTGCGGTTCCCGGTCATCGACATGTCCCTTGTGGACGATCTCGTGCGGGTCGACGAGGCGGCCGCGATCCGCGAGTGCCGCCGGCTCGCGCAGCGCGGCTTCCTGCTCGGGGGCGGCTCCGGCATGGTGCTCGCGGGCGCGCTCGGCTGGCTGGAGGAGAACGACGCGGGCGGCGCCGAGCCCACGGCGGTGGTGATCTCGCCCGATCTCGGTGACCGCTACCTGGACACGATCTACCAGGACCAGTGGGTCAAGGACAACTACGGCCCCGAAGCGCTGCTCGACGGTGCCGAACCCGAATCCCGTTACGCCAAAACACTCTTCGAGGTGCCCTGATGACCGCGGTCGACGCGTTCCTGCCCCTGTCCACCGCACAGACCGACGTCTGGTACGACGAACAGCTGTCCGGTGGCGGCCTCGCCTACGCGATGGCGGACTACCTGGACATCACCGGCCCGCTGGACGTCGACGTGTTCCAGTCGGCCTTGCGGGCGCTGGCCGACGAAGCCGAGTGCTTCCGGGCCCGGTTCGTCGAGGTCGAGGGCGAACCGCGGCAGCTCATCGAGCCGCTGACCGAGCTCCCGATCCGCTTCCCGGACGTGACCGGGGAAGCCGACCCGGAGAGCGCCGCGCTCGACTGGATGCACGAAGACATGCGGCACCCCTTCTCGCTGGAGGACTTCCCGCTCTTCCGCGGTGCCCTGATCAAGCTCGGCCCGCAGCGGCACTTCTGGTACCTCACCACGCACCACCTCATCGGCGACGGCTTCAGCGCGATGATCTGCCACCGCCGCCTGGGCGAGCTGTACAACGCGCTGCTGGCCGGGGAGGACCCCGGGCCCACCGCCCTGCCGCCGTTCCGGCTGCTGCTGGACGCCGACCTCGCCTACCAGGACTCCCCGCACCGGGTCCGCGACAAGGCGTTCTGGGGACGCCACTTCGACACGACGCCCGACCTGGTCAGCCTGTCCGGCAAGGAACCGGCGCCGGCGCGCGGCTTCCTGCGGCGCACCATGGTGCTGCCCCCGGAGACGGCGAAGGCCGTGCGCGAGGCCGCCGCGGGCGCGAAGGTGACGCTGCCGACGTTCTTCATCGCCGCGATGGCGGCCTACACGCAACGGCTTTCGGGCATCAAGGACCTGCTGCTGACCGTCCCGGTCGCGGCTCGTGCGGGCGTGCGTTCGCGGGCCACCCCGGGCATGGTCGCGAACTACCTGCCGCTGCGGATGGTCGTCGAGCCGCAGATGACGATCGCCGACCTGCTGGGCCAGGCCTCGAGCGAGCTCGCCGCGACCCTCAAGCACCAGCGCTACCACGTCAACCAGATCCGCCGGGACATCGGCGTGCGCAGCGACGAGCGCCGCCCGTTCGGCGGCCCGTTCGTCAACGTGCTCCCGCCCGAGCCCGGCCTGCGCCTCGGCGACTGCCACACGCGCGTGATGAACCTGTCGACCGGGATCACCAACGACCTTTCGCTGACCGTGCTCGACGTCACCGAAGACATCATCGAAATCCACCTGAACGGCAACCCCGACCTCTACGACGCCGAGGGCGTCACCGCGCACCTGGAGCGGCTCGCCGGGTTCGTCGGCCGGCTGGCCGAAGCCGGCTCGTCGGCGGTGCTGGGCGGGATCGACGTCGTGTCGGCGGACGAGCTCGGTGAGCTGCTGGCCTCCGGGGTCGGTGCGGCCGGGCCGGTGGGGGCCGACGTGGTGTCGCGGTTCTGCGACATCGCGCAGGCATCGCCGGAGGCGGCCGCGGTGGCCGACGGCGGCGAGTGGGTTTCGTACGGTTCCCTGGCGGGCCGGGCGAGCGCGCTGTCCCGCCGGCTTCCGCCCCGTGGCGTGGTGGGCGTTCTGGCCGACCCCGGCGTCGGGTTCGTCTCGGCGGTGCTGGGGGTGCTCTGGTCGGGTTCGGCGTTCGTGCCGCTGGACGCGGGGATGCCGGTGGCCCGGCTGGCCGGGCTGCTGGTGGACTCGGGTGCCGCGCGCGTGGTCGTGGGTCCCGGGTACGAGGAGCTGGCGGCGGAGGTGGTGGCCGCGGCCGGCGGTGGTGCCGGGGTCGTGAGCCTGGACGGTGCCGAAGACCGACCGGGTGCGCTGGCGCCGGTGTTCGGCGCGGGCGAAGACGCCGGTGCGGACCTGGGCTATGTGATCTTCACGTCGGGTTCGACGGGACGTCCGAAGGGCGCGATGGTGCACCGCCGGGGGATGGTGAACCACCTGCTCGCGAAGGTGGAGGACCTCGACCTGGAGCCCGCGGACGTGGTGGTGCAGAACGCTCCGGTGACGTTCGACGTTTCGGTGTGGCAGATGCTGGCGCCGCTGCTGGTCGGTGCCCGGGTCCGGGTGGTGTCGCGTGTGGTCGCGGCGGATCCGGACGCGTTGTTCGGGTTGATCCGGGCCGAGGGTGTTTCGGTGCTGGAGGTCGTGCCGTCGCTGTTGCGGGCGGCGCTGGATTCCTGGGACCTGGCCGGGCAGTCCGCCGATGTTTCGGGGCTGCGGTGGCTGGTCGTGACGGGTGAGGCGTTGCCGCCGGATCTGTGCGTGCGGTGGTTCGCGCGGTTCCCGGACGTGCCGCTGGTCAACGCCTATGGCCCGACGGAGTGCTCGGACGACGTGACGCACGCGGTGATCCGGTCCGGCGTCGAGGTGGTGCCGATCGGCCACGCGGTGCGGAATTCCCGGCTGTACGTGCTGGGTGACGAGCTGCGTCCGGTGCCCGCGGGGGCGATCGGTGAGCTGTTCGTCGGCGGCCTGGTCGTGGGCCGCGGTTACGTGGGTGACCCGGCGCGGACGGCGGCGGTGTTCGTCGCGGATCCGTTCAGCGGCCCGGGCACGCGGATGTACCGGACCGGTGACCGCGTCCGGCTGCGCCCCGACGGTCAGCTGGAGTTCGTGGAGCGCCGCGACTTCCAGGTCAAGATCCGCGGTCACCGCATCGAGCTCGGGGAGATCGAAAGCGTCCTGCGGTCCGTGCCCGGCGTCCTGGACGCCGTCGTGCGGGTGCTCACCGACGCCGACGGCGGCAAACGCCTCGCGGGCTACCTCATCGGCGTCGAAGGCGAGGCCCCGATCGACGCCGGTGCCGTGCGCAGCACCGCCCAGCAGCTGCTGCCGGACTACATGGTGCCCTCGGCGCTGGTCGTGCTCGACGAGCTGCCGCTCACCGAACACGGCAAGGTCGACCGCGAAGCGCTGCCCGCCCCGGACTTCCGGGCCGAGGTCGTCGGGCGCCGCCCCCGCAACACCGTCGAGACGGTCGTCTGCGACATCCTCGCCGAGGTCCTTTCGGTGCCGCGCGTCTACATCGACGACAACTTCTTCGCCCTCGGCGGCGACAGCATCAGCGCCATCCAGGTGGCCGGCCGGGCCCGCACGGCGGGCATCGAACTCACCCCGCGCGACATCCTCGAGCGCCGGACGCCGGCCGCCATCGCCGAGCAGGTCGTCGTCCGCGAACCCGGTGCCGGTGTCGTGGCCGTGGCCGACGGCCCGCTCGTCGAGCTGACCGGCGACGAGCTGCGGGAGCTGGCTCCGGAGGGTGGCCGGATCGAAGACGTCCTGCCGCTTTCCGCGCTGCAGCAGGGCCTGCTGTTCCACTCGGAGTTCGACCCGGACGGCGTCGACGTCTACACCGTGCAGGCCACCGCGGACCTCGCCGGCCCGCTCGACGTCGAAGCGCTGCGCGAAGCGTGTGCCGCGCTGCTGCGCCGGTACGCGACCCTGCGCGCCTACTTCCGGCACCGCCGCGGCGGCGACGCCGTGCAGCTGATCGCCGCCGGGGTCGGCCTGCCCTGGACCGAGCTCGACCTGTCCACGCTGCCCGCAGCCGAGCGCGAGGAGCGGCTGGGCCGGCTGGCGGCCGAGGACCGGGAGCGCCGGTTCGACCTCGCCCACCCGCCGCTGGTCCGGTTCACCCTGATCAAGCTCGCGGCCGGCCGCTACCGCTTCCTGTGGACCGCCCACCACATCGCCACCGACGGCTGGTCGGTGCCGATCCTCATCCGCGAGCTGGCCACGCTGTACACCGAAGGACCGCAGGCGGCGCTGCCGGAAGTGGTGCCGTTCCGGAACTACCTCGCCTGGCTCGGCCGCCAGGACGAGCAGGAGGCCCGCCGGGCGTGGCGCGAGGTCCTCGACGGGCTCACCGAGCCGACGAAGGTGGCGCCGGAGATCGACGGGCACCTGAAGGCGGTGCCGGAGTCGGCCGAGGTGGTGCTGTCCCGGGACGAGACCGCCGAGCTGGTGGCGTGGGCCCGGCGGCACGAGCTCACCCTGAACACCGTCGTGCAGGCCTGCTGGGCGATCCTGGTCGGCCGGCTCACCGGACGGCGGGACGTCGTGTTCGGGTCGGTCACCTCCGGGCGCCCGGCGGAGCTGCCGGGCGTGGAGACCATGGTCGGGATGTTCATCAACACGGTGCCGGTGCGGGCCTCGCTCGACCCGGGCGCCACCCTCGACGAGCTCCTGGTCTCCCTGCGGGACCAGCAGGCCAGGATGTCGGCCTACCAGCACGTCGGGCTCGCCGAGGTGCAGAACGACGTGCCCGGCCTCGCCGGCACCGGCGAGCTGTTCGACACCGCGATCGTCTTCGAGAACGTGCCCGCCGACGGTGCGCAGACCGGCGTCGTCCTCGGTGACGACGTGCGCGTGCTCGACGCCGTCACCGAAGACTCCCGCCACTACCCGCTGAGCCTGGTCGTGAACCCGGGCGCCGAACTGGCCTTCCGCTTCGACTACGCGCCCGAGGCGTTCGACGCCGGGCGCGTCGGCCGGATCACCGGGATGTTCCGGCACCTGCTCGACACCGCCATCGCCGATCCTTCGGTGATCCTGGGCGGGATCGACGTGGTGCCGGCCGCGGAACTGGAGCGGGGCGCCGGTGCCACCGGGCCGGTGGGTGCCGATGTCGTGTCCCGGGTGTGCGATTTCGCCCTGGCGGC
Protein-coding sequences here:
- a CDS encoding pyridoxal-phosphate dependent enzyme encodes the protein MQVITRPEEFDVTDLYVDLRHVVDRRVLMKCEGFNFARSSKLKPALEMVTLAERAGVLRPGSTIVETSSGNLGVALSLVAASRGYRFVCVTDPRSTLLTRQLMQNLGTEVLVAPDPAAGLRLVRRLCAENDGYTWLDQYVNAGNWMAHFRSTGPDILRTVPELDVLFVGVGSAGTLTGCARYLRQVRPQVRIVAVECVGPGPRAARRSTALRTSVRFPVIDMSLVDDLVRVDEAAAIRECRRLAQRGFLLGGGSGMVLAGALGWLEENDAGGAEPTAVVISPDLGDRYLDTIYQDQWVKDNYGPEALLDGAEPESRYAKTLFEVP